The Sulfolobus sp. A20 genomic interval GGGACGACCGCGTTCGGGTCCTCTTTACTTAGGTTAGAAAAAAAGCTAATAGCTTTATCCCCAAATAAACTCTTTACTAGATCTATACCTTTCATTTCCTCTCACCACTCCTCCCGAAATATAAAAACTGTAAATAAATCCACGTGCTCAAGGAGTTTGCTATTCGTATAGCAAGACTCCTATCACTATTGTTTTCTATATCGTACAACTTCTCAAAAATATCTCTAAGGGCAAAAAATAGATTTGACTTGGAGTCATCACTTAAGGAATACTTATTATCTAGCGAGCTGATCGCATCACTTACGGCTAAATTGATCCTATCCTCCTTTTTTAGTGCTAACGAAGAGGTCCTAAAGAACGTTTCCACTCCGTCTCTGAAGAAACCTATTACGTCGTATTTTGAGGGATTAGGGGACTTTTTCTTTACTATATTGACTAGCTCTAAGGCTAGGGAATTTATTGAAGAAGATAGGGTCTCACCCATTTCACTCACCTCTTCCATTACGAAATTTAAAAAATTTAAATGACTTATAATTGGGTTATGGGGCCCCTTCTCTTGGAGTTTACTCTCATCCATTACAGAACCTATCCCCAACCCAAACGATATCACGAAAAGTGACGGGTCGACTGCGTAATATAAATCAGACTCTTCCACCATGGAGCTAACACAGTTCTCGAGATCACTACCCTTACAGATGCTCGCAATAGTATCATACTTAGCCTTATAGGCTAAAAGTGTAAGCAAGGTTTTGTAGTTAGCCTCCTTAGTTTCCTTACTTAATGACATCCAGCTGTAGTTGAAGACTGAGTCCACCTTAATCCTACCCTCCTCCATTGGGATGTCCATGATGTTAGATGATATAAACACGGGGGAGGTGAGATAAACTATGGAGAGTAGTGGGGTATATCTCATGAGATCATTTATATCTTTTTTGCTCAACCTCGTTGAGATCTTCATATCCTTCCCGGTGAAGAACCTAAAGGGCACTAGTACCTTTGAGCTCAGATAACTAATCAGTAAGTTCTGGTCTACTTTATCCCTAAGCTCTCCACCACAACTCACAAACACATCGTAATAGTATGAGTCTTCCTTAACCTTTTTAAAGACGTCACTTGAGTAATTAGTACCTATGTATATTGACTCTAAGAGCCTTACCGGTATCCCGGGGTAAAAGGACACTATCACAAAGGGTGGTTTGGAGACCCCAGAAAGAAGGCCTGCCTCAAAGTTACAGAACGGGCATATTTTCCAGTCATCCCTTAGACTGTCTATGTTGGCCATTGCCTTGGCTCTGGGAATAAAGATCTCCACTGTCCCACCTCTGGCCCCTATGGAGAACCCGTATTGGGTAAACCTAGCACTTTCCTCATATATTGGCATACCACAGACTACACAGTAGGACAAAGGGGATTTATTGACCCACGATAAGTCGTCTACAATGTCCCCGCCAAAGGACTTCTTCACGAAGGAAAGCAAGTTGTGGTCTATAGCCCTTTGCCCCTGTGCGTAAACTTTCTTTAATACTACCACTAATTTATCTAGTAAGTCGCTGGACTTAAATGCCTTCACGTAGTCGTTTACCTTCCCTATGCCTAGTTCTTTTTTAATCTGGTCTTTCCTATTGGACTTCTCGGTAAAGTACAGTATTAACGCCCAAGGCGCGTCTTCCTTATACTCTGAGACCAAATCATCGATGAGCTTTGAGACACTCTCAGGCTTAAGCAACCCAATGAGGTCCTCAAATGGCTTACATATTTTTGAGGGGAAGATAGAGTTGGGTATCTGCTTTATTTTCTCTTTATCATCTATAATAGCTGGGTTAAGCTCTAGCTCCCTGAAAACGTCAATGTTCTTCTCGAGGCAACTCTTCAACTTCTCCTTTACGTTGTTTAAACTTTCCTCACTACCGGAGCCGTACAGTAACTCCTCCATCACACTGTATAGTTCGGATAAAAGTATTGGTTTAGAGTTTGTGTTGGAGAGGTATACCAATCCGTCAGTATAGGAAATTAACGGGATAGTCTCTGTCTTCAACCGCTCTACAAGACGTCTGGAGGCGATGAGCGTGAATAACCTGGGGGAAGATGAGAGTACCCTCAACTCAATCCCGTAAACAGATTTCAAAGCATTAACGGCTTGTGAGTAACTAGGGGAGCTCTTGAAGTAATAAACGTCGTTCACGCTCACTATATCGCTTATCATTAGCATATCCCCTAACTTTATGGCTATCCACAAGGGTAAGTGTAGGGTATCGGGGAGGGGACCCTCTGCCATTAAGGCTATCTTTCTTATGAAGAGGTCCGGGTTGATGTTTGGGTTCTCAGTTAACTTAGCTATCCTCGCTATGATCTCCCTCGCTTCCTTCTCTTTTTCAGTCAGACTTTGCTTAGTCTCATCCCCACCAGGTAACTTATTCCAGTCATGGATAAACCCACCGAAGAAACATAACTGTTCCCAAGGTATCCCATATGTTTTAGCCAGCTCATCGAGAGTCTTCTTACCTATATCGCTCTTCTCATAGATTGTTCTGCATATCTCATATGCGATTGTACCGACTGATATTGTATGAAATGCGAAGCTCTGTGGAGAACGGATCTTAGCTTCCCTAACTCCCTCTCTAAATGTAATGGAACTCAAAGCAACTCTCACTAAATCTTTGAAATCCATATGATTCTATCCGTAAAAAAAGTATATAAGCTTTTCGCCAAAAAAATTCCCTTAATTTATTGCACATTCACATGCAAATAGTTTATAAACTTGGAAGGCTATATCTAATACATGGACGGGAAAAACAAAGCATTAGTATTTACGATGGGCTTCACAATCGAGAACTTAGTTAAGGCGATCACTAGTAAGGGAGTAAGGGGGGATGAGCAAGTCGTACTACTCTCAGCTTTGACTACAGACGAGTTCGGTAAAAAGAGGTCTGAGGAAGCGTTGAGGTTTGCCATTGATTATATATCGAAAGTCGGGTTAAAATACTTTATTAAATATATTAACGTAAATACTCCATTTGAGACAATATTGTCACAGATCCATGAGGTGTTAAGGGGGTTCGACGAAGTTGAGATATACATAATTGGGGGGATGAGGATACTAGGCATAGCTTCATACTACTACTCAATTTTGATTTCGCCCTTCAAAAAGATCAAGGCTGTATGCTTTACTGAGAACATGGAGAACTCCTATGAGCTCTTGACGTATGTACCTAGGGCACCGGAGGGGAAAGAGATTATTGAGCTCATGTCTGAACTTAAAGAGCCAAGAGAGATAAAGGAAATTGCGTCTAACTTAAACAAGACCGTCTCGACGGTATCTAAACAGTTAAGTAAGATAAGTGACCTAGTTGATTGCGTTGATAGTAGACCTAAGAGGTGTAAGCTTAACGAATTAGGCAGAATACTGCTAGACGAGATGACAGCGGCTGAGAAGAAGGGCAGAGACCATGTATAGGCTAGTTAAGATAAAGGTGGATATCCCCACACCATTCATTACTACTGACTATACGGGGAAATTTGTAAAGACTGTTCTTATAAACGCTAACCCTAACCTTAATGAGATATTCCAAGGGGAGAAGAAAGTCTACCCTAAACCCCTCAGGATCACCTCCCTATTAAAGGACAATAATGAGGCAGTCTACCCTAAGCGTATAGTCACGAACTTTAGCGTCGACTCTAAACCAAAAGAACCCCCTAAGCCCATAACGATAAGGGGAGCTTACTGGTTCTACGTAGGCTATGAGACGTCACTTGAACCAGAGATAAGCAAAGCAATAGCGTCTATCTTCAGTGGTTTTAACATGAGGTATGGAGAGTTTGACTTGAAAATCAAAGCAGTGGAGCTCAGTCAAGAGAGCTTTGACGACTTCCCCACGGAGTTCTCACAGGTAAGGGTAAAACTTATCACACCTTCGTTGTTCAAAGACCCTTTCGAGAAATTGGCATCAGTAGACCGAATAAAGACGAGGAGGTACCTCCCATTTCCACCGTTCATCTTCTCAACAAATGTGTTTGAAATTTTCAGAGAGACGTATAAGAGGAACATAATAAGGCTCTCATACGGACTATTAGAGTCCCACAATAACTTAAACACGGCGACGAAGGTATGGTACTACTATGACGGAAAGTGGTTACCAGGCGTTATTGGCTATTTGAAGTTCTTTGTAAGAAAAGGGCTGAAAAAAGAGGTTATCAGTGCGTTTAGGGAGGTATTTATTCACGCTAATCTCATGGGCGTGGGTACGGGGAGAGCTGCTGGATTCGGGTTTGCCCAAATAACTGCGAGATGACGGAAAATGGACCACCCAAGCCCCCAACTTTATGATAAAAAAGTAGGGGATAGAAAGACTAT includes:
- the csa3 gene encoding CRISPR-associated CARF protein Csa3 codes for the protein MDGKNKALVFTMGFTIENLVKAITSKGVRGDEQVVLLSALTTDEFGKKRSEEALRFAIDYISKVGLKYFIKYINVNTPFETILSQIHEVLRGFDEVEIYIIGGMRILGIASYYYSILISPFKKIKAVCFTENMENSYELLTYVPRAPEGKEIIELMSELKEPREIKEIASNLNKTVSTVSKQLSKISDLVDCVDSRPKRCKLNELGRILLDEMTAAEKKGRDHV
- a CDS encoding CRISPR system precrRNA processing endoribonuclease RAMP protein Cas6 yields the protein MYRLVKIKVDIPTPFITTDYTGKFVKTVLINANPNLNEIFQGEKKVYPKPLRITSLLKDNNEAVYPKRIVTNFSVDSKPKEPPKPITIRGAYWFYVGYETSLEPEISKAIASIFSGFNMRYGEFDLKIKAVELSQESFDDFPTEFSQVRVKLITPSLFKDPFEKLASVDRIKTRRYLPFPPFIFSTNVFEIFRETYKRNIIRLSYGLLESHNNLNTATKVWYYYDGKWLPGVIGYLKFFVRKGLKKEVISAFREVFIHANLMGVGTGRAAGFGFAQITAR